From one Pseudoliparis swirei isolate HS2019 ecotype Mariana Trench chromosome 5, NWPU_hadal_v1, whole genome shotgun sequence genomic stretch:
- the ccn1 gene encoding CCN family member 1, producing MLMLTVVVAFLGSFNLVLSSSSSCPSACDCPLEMPKCAPGVSVVLDGCGCCKVCARQLNEDCSLREPCDHTKGLECNFGASFAAATTRGICRAKSEGRPCEYNSRIYQNGESFQPNCKHQCTCIDGAVGCVPLCPQELSLPNLGCSNPRLVKVASQCCEDWVCDDGKDTDILEKPFGKDTMFDELDKDLTNRNELIAIVKGRLKSLPAFRPQPEVRMFDNQKCIVQTTPWSQCSKSCGTGISTRVTNNNSECKLVKETRICEVRLCTQSPYSSLKKGKKCSRTKKSSQPVKFSYAGCSSLKKYRAKYCGACVDGRCCGPHDTRTIRVKFRCEDGETFNKSVMVIESCKCTYDCPHANEASYPFYRLSNDIHKFRD from the exons ATGCTGATGCTTACTGTTGTCGTAGCCTTCCTCGGAAGCTTCAATTTG gtcctctcctcctcctcctcctgtccctccgcGTGTGACTGTCCGCTGGAGATGCCCAAGTGCGCGCCCGGCGTCAGCGTCGTCCTGGACGGCTGCGGCTGCTGCAAAGTGTGCGCCCGGCAGCTGAACGAGGACTGCAGCCTCAGGGAGCCCTGCGACCACACCAAAGGGCTGGAGTGCAACTTCGGGGCCAGCTTCGCTGCCGCTACTACTCGTGGCATCTGCcgag CCAAGTCAGAAGGCAGACCGTGCGAGTACAACAGCAGGATCTACCAGAACGGAGAGAGCTTCCAGCCCAACTGCAAACACCAGTGCACGTGCATCGACGGGGCGGTGGGCTGCGTGCCGCTGTGCCCGCAGGAGCTCTCCCTGCCCAACCTGGGCTGCTCCAACCCCAGACTGGTCAAGGTGGCCAGCCAGTGCTGCGAAGACTGGGTGTGCGACGACGGCAAAGACACCGACATCCTGGAGAAGCCCTTCGGCAAAGACACGATGTTTGACGAGTTGGATAAAGACCTCACCAACAGGAACGAGCTCATCGCCATCGTGAAGGGACGACTGAAGTCTCTACCCG CCTTCAGACCGCAGCCGGAAGTCCGCATGTTCGACAACCAGAAGTGCATCGTCCAAACCACGCCCTGGTCCCAGTGCTCCAAGAGCTGCGGCACGGGCATCTCCACCAGAGtcaccaacaacaacagcgaGTGCAAGCTGGTCAAGGAGACGCGCATCTGTGAAGTGCGGCTCTGCACCCAGTCGCCTTACTCCAGTCTCAAG AAAGGAAAGAAGTGCAGCCGGACCAAGAAGTCCAGTCAGCCGGTGAAGTTCTCGTACGCCGGCTGCTCCAGCCTCAAGAAGTACCGGGCCAAGTACTGCGGCGCCTGCGTGGACGGCCGGTGCTGCGGACCCCACGACACCAGGACCATCCGCGTCAAGTTCCGCTGCGAGGACGGCGAGACCTTCAACAAGAGCGTCATGGTGATCGAGTCCTGCAAGTGCACCTACGACTGTCCCCACGCCAACGAGGCCTCCTACCCCTTCTACCGCCTCTCCAACGACATCCACAAGTTCAGAGACTAA